One Candidatus Kapaibacterium sp. genomic window carries:
- the dnaJ gene encoding molecular chaperone DnaJ, producing MEKRDYYEILGLDKNATPDLVKANYRKMAIKYHPDKNPGDPESENMFKEAAEAYEVLSDPNKKARYDRYGHQGLRGGQDYHTYQNMEDIFSSFGDIFGGGGSIFDSFFGGSNAGRGKRYSGEPGADIKIKLPLTLEEISEGVAKTLKVRRLVTCSTCSGTGAKSGGKRTCSTCKGHGEVRQVSRSVFGQFINVSVCQTCSGTGEEITDRCTDCRGEGRIFGEDKIKIDIPAGVEEGNYIPLRGKGHVGKNGGASGDLMVIIEEKKHAYFVRDRNNIIFNLNITFPQAALGDSVEVPTLTGTEDIRIEAGTQNGTRLRIRDKGIPYLNSSGRGDQYVILHISIPTKLTSKEKELIETLAEFDNFSPTQLNNKEKDKNIFEKIKDAFV from the coding sequence ATGGAAAAGCGCGATTATTATGAGATATTGGGTCTGGACAAAAACGCAACGCCTGATTTGGTAAAGGCAAATTACCGAAAAATGGCTATTAAGTATCATCCGGACAAAAACCCGGGCGACCCCGAATCTGAGAATATGTTTAAGGAAGCTGCCGAAGCCTACGAAGTGCTCAGCGACCCAAACAAAAAGGCTCGGTACGACCGCTATGGTCACCAAGGTTTGCGTGGTGGGCAAGATTATCACACATACCAAAACATGGAGGACATTTTCTCTTCTTTTGGTGATATTTTTGGCGGCGGCGGAAGCATATTCGATAGTTTTTTTGGTGGCTCAAATGCAGGTCGTGGCAAACGATACTCCGGCGAACCCGGTGCGGATATTAAGATTAAACTACCTTTAACTTTAGAAGAAATTTCCGAAGGCGTCGCAAAAACTTTGAAAGTACGCAGACTTGTGACTTGCTCCACTTGCTCAGGTACAGGTGCGAAGTCCGGTGGTAAACGCACTTGTAGCACTTGCAAAGGTCATGGTGAAGTTCGCCAAGTGTCACGCTCAGTGTTCGGTCAATTCATCAATGTTTCCGTATGCCAAACATGTAGCGGCACAGGCGAGGAAATCACCGACAGATGCACTGATTGCCGTGGTGAAGGACGGATTTTTGGCGAAGATAAAATCAAAATTGATATTCCTGCCGGAGTCGAAGAAGGAAACTACATCCCGCTTCGTGGCAAGGGACATGTCGGCAAAAATGGTGGTGCTTCGGGCGATTTGATGGTAATCATCGAAGAGAAAAAGCACGCTTATTTTGTTCGCGACCGAAATAATATCATCTTCAATCTTAATATCACATTCCCGCAAGCCGCTCTGGGCGACAGCGTAGAAGTCCCGACCTTGACCGGAACAGAGGATATTAGAATCGAAGCCGGCACCCAAAACGGTACAAGATTGAGAATCAGAGATAAAGGGATTCCATATCTGAATTCATCGGGCAGGGGAGACCAATATGTGATTTTGCATATTTCGATTCCCACAAAATTGACTTCGAAGGAAAAAGAATTAATTGAAACTCTCGCAGAGTTTGATAATTTTTCGCCTACACAATTAAATAATAAAGAAAAAGATAAAAATATTTTCGAGAAAATAAAAGATGCTTTTGTATGA
- the rfaE2 gene encoding D-glycero-beta-D-manno-heptose 1-phosphate adenylyltransferase: MLYDSADLANILQEKSEQGKKIVFTNGCFDILHAGHVKYLEQSKQLGDVLVIGLNSDDSVRRLKGDSRPVNNQMDRAIVLSALRAVDYVCFFNEDTPLELIMQLKPHIITKGGDYTVQDVVGGEFVINNGGDVVIIELVAGKSTTSTIQRLNATKQ, encoded by the coding sequence ATGTTGTATGATAGTGCAGATTTAGCAAATATATTGCAGGAAAAGTCGGAGCAAGGAAAGAAAATCGTCTTCACAAACGGTTGCTTTGATATTCTCCATGCGGGACATGTCAAGTATCTCGAGCAATCTAAACAATTGGGCGACGTGCTTGTCATAGGGCTAAATAGCGACGATTCGGTCAGAAGATTGAAAGGTGATTCGCGTCCCGTAAATAATCAGATGGATAGAGCGATTGTTCTTTCGGCTCTTCGTGCAGTTGACTACGTTTGCTTTTTCAATGAAGATACTCCTTTGGAGCTGATTATGCAATTGAAACCACATATCATTACAAAGGGTGGTGATTATACCGTTCAGGATGTTGTCGGCGGGGAATTTGTAATCAACAATGGAGGCGATGTAGTGATTATTGAGCTTGTCGCCGGGAAATCTACTACGAGCACAATTCAACGACTAAATGCCACAAAACAATGA
- a CDS encoding sugar transferase, translated as MRVYSEPRNTLVVDLHAIQTERQSYLRMKRALDVVLALTMIVLSSPLLLITALLIKLTTRGPVIYTQIRLGQYGHKFLIYKFRTMYTSADFDHEQFGIEKAKGTFIKSPKDPRITPIGRYLRNTSIDELPQLFNVLFGDMSIVGPRPSEEFFFLNNQRFKDIRLIVKPGMTGLWQVKNRSNHCTIFDMIDYDIEYIQNMNLWNDIKIIFLTIPAVLQGEGAV; from the coding sequence ATGCGAGTTTACTCAGAACCGAGAAACACTCTTGTCGTTGACTTACACGCCATTCAAACCGAAAGGCAATCTTACCTTCGTATGAAACGTGCTTTAGATGTAGTCTTAGCACTCACTATGATTGTGCTTTCATCGCCACTGTTGTTGATTACCGCACTATTAATCAAACTTACAACAAGAGGACCTGTAATATATACCCAAATTCGTCTTGGGCAATACGGTCATAAGTTCCTAATTTACAAATTCCGAACAATGTACACGTCGGCAGACTTCGACCATGAGCAATTCGGCATCGAAAAAGCCAAAGGCACTTTCATCAAATCTCCCAAAGACCCGCGTATAACACCCATCGGACGTTACTTGCGAAACACAAGTATAGATGAACTTCCGCAGCTATTCAATGTACTCTTTGGCGATATGAGTATTGTCGGTCCGCGACCTTCGGAAGAATTCTTCTTTTTGAATAATCAGCGATTCAAAGATATTCGTTTGATTGTAAAACCCGGCATGACCGGATTATGGCAAGTAAAAAATCGGAGCAATCATTGTACGATTTTTGATATGATTGATTACGATATAGAATATATTCAAAATATGAATTTATGGAATGATATAAAAATCATTTTCCTGACAATTCCGGCTGTTTTACAAGGGGAAGGTGCCGTTTAG
- a CDS encoding glutaminyl-peptide cyclotransferase, whose protein sequence is MDTNANQSESIFVTKNASIPYDFELVRVIPKEPMAYTQGLLFHNGHLYESTGQYGRSSVRIVDHNTGKVLKSKKISPQHFGEGIAIMNDKLYMLTWTSRTCFVFDPVSFEQIKSFTYPSEGWGLTDFGEKLIKSDGSYFLRVIDPETFREEKTITVVLNGRPLTNLNELEYVNGLLYANIYMSDKIAVIEPETGEVLSIIDFGKLRSFEVNNKDAEAFNGIAYNPDTDTFYVTGKDWLNYFEIKFLNN, encoded by the coding sequence ATGGATACAAATGCAAATCAATCGGAAAGCATATTTGTTACCAAGAATGCATCAATTCCCTATGATTTTGAACTTGTTCGTGTTATTCCCAAAGAGCCGATGGCTTACACTCAAGGATTACTCTTTCATAATGGACATCTGTACGAAAGCACAGGGCAATATGGCAGGTCATCAGTCAGGATTGTTGACCACAACACAGGGAAAGTGCTAAAGTCAAAGAAAATTAGCCCGCAACACTTTGGTGAAGGCATTGCAATCATGAACGATAAATTGTATATGCTTACGTGGACTTCGCGAACTTGCTTTGTATTTGACCCTGTCTCATTTGAACAAATCAAGTCATTCACTTACCCTTCGGAAGGTTGGGGACTGACTGATTTCGGTGAAAAATTAATCAAAAGTGACGGCAGCTATTTCCTCAGGGTCATTGACCCCGAAACTTTTAGAGAAGAAAAAACGATAACGGTGGTTCTAAATGGCAGACCTTTGACTAACTTGAATGAGTTGGAATACGTAAACGGATTGCTTTATGCTAATATTTATATGTCAGACAAGATTGCAGTCATAGAGCCGGAAACTGGAGAAGTACTGAGCATTATTGATTTCGGTAAATTACGTTCATTCGAAGTAAACAACAAAGATGCCGAAGCATTTAACGGTATCGCATACAATCCGGACACAGACACTTTTTATGTTACCGGGAAAGATTGGTTGAACTACTTTGAAATAAAATTTCTGAATAATTAA
- a CDS encoding ATP-binding protein produces MSNAPQVELARLRLLNEKRFIAASLKYIHEMFSNYGFDDRELMQIELVAEETSVSIIENSFDADESGYYDIALIRQPNKIVLAFEDKGLPFDVKQLESNDEGALRLLLMKKIADELHFINLGKNGKRIEIHKNLPAKTIAEYTEQDLSPIDPEITRATDDVEFMLMSSEQSVALARCVYRSYGLTYAGDFIYYPEKISELLDSKLLRSVVALNSEGELVAHLGLNFLTEGAKVGETGQAVVDPRYRGRGLFESMKKYLAKHSQSIGDFGFYSEAVSIHPYTQKGNIALGGHETGIVLGYVPPNLTFKKIGDLGEGKRQTAVLFYLRVNEEPVRQVYLPENHRGMLTKIINENNLNREIKAVGDDFAVEHEKSEIEVRVKPDWGQAHLLVHRFGADFPDVIAYNLRDVIRRKIEYIYLDMPFSNAATAHFCPMLESLGFFFSGIIPELFNGDAFRLQYLNHVEIEADKISTASDFGKELLNYCLAERERVGGV; encoded by the coding sequence ATGTCGAATGCTCCTCAAGTAGAACTTGCAAGGCTCAGATTATTGAATGAAAAACGCTTTATCGCTGCATCACTGAAGTACATTCACGAAATGTTCTCCAACTACGGTTTCGACGATAGAGAGCTTATGCAAATCGAACTCGTTGCCGAAGAAACTTCAGTCAGCATTATCGAAAACTCCTTCGATGCGGATGAGAGCGGATATTACGACATTGCCCTAATTCGTCAGCCGAACAAAATTGTGCTTGCATTCGAAGACAAAGGTTTGCCATTCGATGTAAAGCAACTGGAAAGCAACGATGAGGGAGCGCTCCGACTGCTTCTGATGAAAAAGATAGCCGACGAACTGCACTTTATCAATCTCGGCAAAAATGGCAAAAGAATCGAAATCCACAAAAACTTGCCTGCAAAAACTATCGCCGAATACACTGAGCAAGACCTTTCGCCGATTGACCCCGAAATCACTCGCGCCACTGATGATGTGGAATTTATGCTGATGAGTTCCGAGCAATCGGTCGCTTTGGCGCGCTGTGTCTATCGCTCTTATGGGCTGACTTATGCGGGCGATTTCATCTACTATCCCGAGAAAATTAGCGAGTTGCTCGATTCCAAGCTGCTGCGTTCGGTAGTGGCACTCAATTCCGAAGGTGAACTCGTGGCGCATTTGGGGCTGAATTTCTTGACTGAGGGCGCTAAAGTGGGCGAAACCGGACAAGCTGTGGTTGACCCGCGGTATCGTGGGCGAGGACTTTTTGAAAGCATGAAGAAATATTTGGCAAAGCATTCGCAATCTATCGGCGATTTCGGCTTTTATAGCGAAGCAGTCTCAATTCACCCTTACACCCAAAAAGGTAACATCGCACTCGGTGGACACGAAACAGGCATTGTACTCGGATACGTCCCACCAAACTTGACGTTCAAGAAAATCGGCGACTTGGGCGAAGGTAAGCGTCAAACCGCAGTATTGTTCTATCTTCGGGTGAATGAGGAGCCGGTGCGACAAGTATATTTGCCTGAGAATCACAGGGGAATGCTCACAAAAATCATAAATGAAAATAACTTAAATCGCGAAATAAAAGCAGTCGGCGATGATTTCGCAGTCGAGCATGAAAAATCCGAAATTGAAGTTCGTGTCAAACCCGATTGGGGACAGGCTCATTTGTTAGTTCACCGCTTTGGTGCTGATTTCCCGGATGTAATCGCATATAATTTGCGAGACGTAATCCGCCGCAAAATCGAATATATTTATCTCGACATGCCATTCAGCAACGCCGCTACTGCGCACTTTTGCCCGATGCTCGAATCCTTGGGCTTCTTCTTTTCCGGCATCATCCCCGAGCTTTTCAATGGCGACGCCTTCCGACTGCAATATCTCAATCATGTAGAAATCGAAGCCGACAAAATTAGCACCGCATCAGATTTCGGCAAAGAACTACTCAATTATTGCCTTGCGGAACGTGAAAGAGTAGGTGGGGTTTAG
- a CDS encoding N-6 DNA methylase has protein sequence MSLVAIQHYQNELQKVKDYSGSSKETAIRNSFYNLLNHYASQNGLILIPELSIKTSTGRTITPDGTLKDSLRLDWGYWESKDEDDDIDLEIKKKFAKGYPKDNILFEDSQIAILFQGGREVIRADVQNALALDSLIKSFVNYQRPEVANFRAAIELFKSDIPNVVTALRNMINEQLGYGDQGLVAENKSTVNQKFITKLLEFHEICKQSINPEITLDDINEMMIQHILTADIFNTIFDEPYFHRENNIAKQLETVINTFFTRQIRENLLSKINIYYQAINVAAAGIADHHEKQKFLKIVYENFYKSYNPKAADRLGVVYTPNEIVRFMIESTDYLLHKHFGRFLSDKNVEILDPATGTGTFICDLIDYLPKDKLEYKYKNEIHANEVAILPYYIANLNIEFTYKQRMEEYAEFKNLCFVDTLDNMGFDYKNKVNELFSVSAENTERIKKQNERKISVIIGNPPYNANQMNENDNNKNREYPIIDKRIKDTYIKHSSAQKTKVYDMYSRFYRWAMDRLGDEGVIAFITNRSFINSRTFDGFRKIVASEFDHIYIIDLGGDVRANPKLSGPKHNVFAIQTGVAIMLLVKTSDNSIYLSNNDEEEFNYLKKSLKLTPIAKEPAVYYDEQKYISPKGCRIFYIRRPEMETAEDKVSFLSQTKIHDLIRNGTFDHIRPDKNNNWIELTENDWDTMIPIIDKNFKFNKGSQAIFKTYFPGVPTNRDEWVYDFDRKNLENKMKYFSEIYNNCIQEKKINLSIKWSRDLKKEFERAKKSIFSKDLVINAIYRPFTILYQYSEKLLNDVLTQNHYDAFGKEFSLQNKLLSVPGVGIDRPFHILGLKYLPHLQITPNGQNIPQYIFSSNNKKTDNITDWGLEQFHNNYTDQTITKEDIFHYVYAVLHNPAYRKKYEMNLKRQFPRVPFYDDFWKWADWGKNLMDLHINFETVTEFPLKVTTIELKNEVYKPKLKADKDSGTIELDNITTLSGVPKEAWEYKLGNRSALEWILDQYKEKKPKDPTIAEKFNTYRFADYKDKVIDLLMRVTTVSVETVKIVREME, from the coding sequence ATGTCGTTAGTCGCTATACAACATTATCAGAATGAACTGCAGAAAGTCAAGGATTACAGTGGTAGCAGTAAGGAAACTGCCATTCGTAACTCCTTTTATAATTTGCTCAATCATTACGCTTCGCAAAATGGACTGATTTTGATTCCTGAATTATCTATCAAAACCTCTACAGGTAGAACCATAACTCCCGATGGTACACTCAAGGATTCGCTTAGACTCGATTGGGGTTATTGGGAAAGTAAAGACGAGGACGATGATATTGATTTGGAAATCAAAAAGAAATTTGCCAAAGGCTATCCTAAAGATAACATACTTTTCGAGGACAGCCAAATTGCCATATTGTTCCAAGGTGGTCGAGAAGTCATTCGTGCTGATGTCCAAAACGCTCTCGCACTCGACAGTTTAATCAAATCTTTTGTCAATTATCAGCGACCGGAAGTTGCCAATTTTCGTGCTGCAATCGAACTATTTAAAAGCGATATTCCGAATGTCGTCACTGCATTGCGAAATATGATTAACGAGCAATTAGGTTATGGGGATCAGGGTTTAGTTGCTGAAAACAAAAGCACAGTTAATCAAAAATTCATAACAAAACTATTAGAATTTCACGAAATATGCAAGCAATCAATCAATCCGGAAATTACTCTCGATGATATTAACGAAATGATGATTCAGCATATTCTGACTGCCGATATTTTCAATACGATATTTGACGAGCCATATTTCCATCGTGAAAATAACATTGCCAAGCAGTTGGAAACTGTAATTAATACTTTCTTTACGCGGCAAATTAGAGAAAATTTGCTCTCTAAGATTAATATTTATTATCAAGCTATCAATGTAGCAGCAGCCGGAATTGCAGACCATCACGAAAAGCAGAAATTTTTGAAAATTGTTTACGAAAATTTCTACAAGTCATACAATCCGAAGGCTGCCGACCGGCTCGGAGTGGTCTATACACCAAACGAAATAGTCCGCTTTATGATTGAAAGCACGGATTATCTTCTGCATAAGCATTTTGGACGGTTTCTGTCGGATAAGAACGTGGAAATACTCGACCCTGCAACAGGCACAGGTACTTTCATTTGCGATTTGATTGATTATTTGCCCAAAGACAAGCTCGAATACAAATACAAGAACGAAATCCATGCAAACGAAGTGGCTATTTTGCCCTACTATATCGCAAATTTGAATATCGAATTCACCTACAAGCAACGCATGGAAGAATATGCAGAGTTCAAGAATCTGTGCTTTGTTGATACGCTCGACAACATGGGATTCGATTACAAAAACAAGGTTAATGAACTGTTCAGTGTTTCCGCTGAAAATACGGAAAGAATCAAGAAACAAAACGAACGGAAAATTTCAGTCATTATCGGCAATCCGCCCTACAATGCCAATCAGATGAACGAAAACGACAACAACAAAAACCGCGAATATCCGATTATAGACAAGAGAATCAAAGACACATACATCAAACACTCAAGCGCACAAAAAACTAAAGTCTATGATATGTACAGCCGTTTTTACAGATGGGCTATGGATAGATTGGGAGATGAAGGTGTAATTGCTTTTATCACAAATCGTTCATTCATCAACAGTAGAACATTTGACGGCTTTAGGAAGATAGTTGCTTCAGAATTTGACCATATTTACATAATTGACCTTGGAGGCGATGTAAGGGCTAATCCGAAACTTTCCGGTCCTAAACACAATGTTTTTGCTATTCAAACCGGAGTAGCGATTATGCTTTTAGTGAAAACCTCAGATAACAGTATTTATTTATCTAATAACGATGAGGAAGAATTTAACTATTTGAAAAAATCACTAAAACTCACTCCGATTGCTAAAGAACCAGCGGTCTATTATGATGAGCAAAAATATATCAGCCCCAAAGGATGCAGAATATTTTACATTAGACGTCCTGAGATGGAAACAGCAGAAGATAAAGTCAGCTTTTTATCGCAAACAAAAATTCATGACTTAATCAGAAATGGAACTTTTGACCATATAAGACCCGATAAAAATAACAACTGGATTGAATTAACTGAAAACGATTGGGATACGATGATACCAATTATTGATAAAAACTTTAAGTTCAACAAAGGTAGTCAAGCAATATTCAAGACTTATTTTCCCGGTGTACCCACAAATAGAGATGAGTGGGTTTATGATTTTGATAGAAAAAATTTAGAAAACAAAATGAAGTATTTTTCTGAAATTTATAATAATTGTATTCAAGAAAAGAAAATAAATTTAAGTATTAAATGGAGTAGAGATCTTAAAAAAGAATTTGAAAGAGCTAAAAAATCAATTTTTTCAAAAGATTTAGTAATTAATGCAATTTACCGTCCATTTACAATTTTGTATCAATATTCTGAAAAATTATTAAATGATGTACTTACACAAAATCATTATGATGCATTTGGTAAAGAATTCAGTTTACAAAATAAATTATTGAGTGTTCCAGGAGTTGGAATAGATCGCCCCTTCCATATTTTAGGCTTAAAATATTTACCACATTTGCAGATAACACCTAATGGACAAAATATTCCACAATATATTTTCAGTTCAAATAATAAAAAAACTGACAACATCACAGATTGGGGCTTAGAGCAGTTTCACAATAATTATACAGACCAAACCATTACAAAAGAAGACATTTTCCACTACGTTTACGCAGTATTACACAACCCGGCATACCGCAAGAAATACGAAATGAACCTGAAACGTCAGTTCCCACGCGTGCCATTTTACGACGACTTCTGGAAATGGGCGGATTGGGGCAAAAATCTAATGGATTTGCATATCAACTTTGAAACCGTAACAGAATTTCCGCTCAAAGTAACTACAATTGAGCTGAAAAATGAAGTCTATAAGCCAAAATTGAAAGCTGATAAGGACAGCGGAACAATCGAATTGGACAACATCACGACGCTCTCCGGAGTGCCCAAAGAAGCATGGGAATATAAACTCGGCAACCGCTCCGCTTTGGAATGGATACTTGACCAATACAAAGAAAAGAAACCCAAAGACCCCACAATCGCCGAAAAGTTCAACACATACCGCTTTGCCGATTACAAGGACAAGGTCATTGACCTGCTGATGCGAGTCACCACCGTCAGCGTCGAAACAGTAAAGATAGTTAGGGAGATGGAGTAA
- the rfaE1 gene encoding D-glycero-beta-D-manno-heptose-7-phosphate kinase, giving the protein MKHIDKNRTATILENAQGKIVAVIGDVMLDRYFWGSVNRISPEAPVPVIDVESETFHLGGAANVAKNLRSLGLEPMLCGIIGDDNSGAMFRQIAESSGINTTGLFVDSGRPTTVKTRIIGNNQQIARIDREVRTSLSNTGLELIINCLSNQNNLAGVILEDYNKGTLTSKLIEEIITFCNDKDIPVFVDPKSDNFFAYKKVTCFKPNRKEAQQALGYEFDTIDNVKSAGTKLLELLQCESVLITLGAAGMMLFESDGTISSVPTKARHISDVSGAGDTAIAVIAATFAGGADIKEAATLSNNAAGLVCEKPGIVTITKEELIASIGSL; this is encoded by the coding sequence ATGAAGCACATTGATAAAAACAGAACTGCAACAATATTAGAAAACGCACAAGGCAAAATTGTCGCCGTGATTGGCGATGTTATGCTCGACAGATATTTTTGGGGTAGCGTGAACAGGATTTCACCCGAAGCCCCCGTACCGGTAATTGATGTCGAATCCGAAACTTTTCATCTGGGAGGCGCTGCAAACGTAGCGAAAAATCTCCGTTCGCTCGGACTCGAACCTATGCTATGTGGCATCATTGGCGATGACAACTCGGGAGCAATGTTCAGACAAATTGCCGAATCATCAGGAATCAATACTACGGGATTGTTTGTAGATTCAGGTCGTCCCACAACAGTGAAAACTCGAATCATTGGCAATAATCAACAGATTGCACGAATTGACCGCGAAGTTAGAACCTCGCTATCGAATACCGGGCTTGAGTTAATCATAAATTGTTTGAGCAATCAAAATAATCTCGCAGGTGTGATACTGGAAGATTACAACAAAGGGACTTTGACTTCGAAATTGATTGAAGAAATTATCACGTTTTGCAATGACAAAGACATCCCGGTCTTTGTTGACCCCAAAAGCGATAATTTCTTTGCATATAAAAAAGTAACTTGCTTCAAACCAAATCGTAAAGAAGCCCAACAAGCATTAGGTTATGAATTTGATACTATTGATAATGTAAAAAGTGCCGGCACAAAATTGTTAGAACTTTTACAATGCGAAAGCGTGCTAATTACGCTCGGGGCGGCAGGAATGATGCTATTCGAATCAGATGGGACAATATCATCTGTACCGACTAAGGCGAGACATATCTCCGATGTTTCCGGTGCAGGCGATACTGCAATAGCTGTGATAGCGGCGACATTCGCCGGTGGAGCAGATATAAAAGAAGCGGCAACGCTTTCAAACAATGCTGCCGGATTGGTTTGCGAAAAACCCGGCATAGTAACAATTACGAAAGAGGAACTCATCGCAAGCATTGGGAGCTTATAA
- a CDS encoding DinB family protein: MQKPESNEHRPYFKNYLNLVPDGDFFQLFDQNTDEVARFYSSIDKSKHEYRYAENKWTPKQVLLHVCDTDRIFSYRAFVCIRGDGNTLLKPLNENAYAANADGSNRSMDSIVAEFKAVRAGMRHLLENASEEQSKFLGNNDGFKVSARALGYITIGHAIHHMNIIKERYLGLGG, translated from the coding sequence ATGCAGAAGCCTGAATCAAACGAACATAGACCATATTTCAAAAATTATTTAAATCTGGTCCCCGACGGTGATTTCTTCCAACTTTTCGACCAAAATACCGATGAAGTCGCAAGATTTTACTCGTCTATTGACAAATCAAAGCACGAATATCGTTATGCGGAAAATAAATGGACTCCCAAGCAAGTACTGCTGCACGTATGCGACACAGACAGGATATTCTCATACCGTGCCTTTGTTTGCATACGTGGCGACGGCAACACTCTGCTCAAGCCCTTGAACGAGAATGCTTACGCCGCCAACGCAGACGGCAGCAACCGCTCTATGGATAGCATAGTTGCGGAGTTCAAGGCAGTCCGCGCCGGCATGAGACACCTACTTGAAAATGCAAGCGAGGAGCAAAGCAAGTTCTTAGGCAACAACGACGGATTCAAGGTTTCCGCTCGCGCCTTGGGCTATATCACAATCGGTCACGCCATTCACCACATGAACATAATCAAAGAACGCTATTTGGGGCTTGGGGGATAG
- a CDS encoding nucleotide exchange factor GrpE — MDEQTGNQKKPLRPAPNKKQDIYNTYLKNEKSRNIPIQDLEEELKMSENNNTNDEFENENVVPESNNNETDISEFVDVISELNKQNETLMSERDDLKEQLIRKAAELENVRRRSIREKQEMIDFANERLLFKMLELLDDITSASNASHNTTDFDSLVKGLDMIQAKAMKLFDEAGVKKMEENVGSQFDVNFHEALMMAPSELPEGAIVQVIQPGYMIKEKVLRHAKVITSAGNQ; from the coding sequence ATGGATGAGCAAACAGGAAATCAAAAAAAACCATTGCGTCCTGCTCCAAATAAAAAACAGGACATTTACAATACATATTTGAAAAATGAAAAAAGTCGTAATATACCGATTCAAGATTTGGAGGAAGAATTAAAAATGAGTGAAAATAATAACACGAACGATGAATTTGAAAATGAAAATGTCGTTCCAGAATCAAACAACAATGAAACTGATATTTCAGAATTCGTTGATGTGATTAGCGAATTAAACAAACAAAACGAAACACTTATGTCTGAACGTGACGATTTGAAAGAGCAACTTATTCGAAAAGCCGCCGAACTCGAAAATGTTCGTCGCCGCAGTATTCGCGAAAAGCAAGAAATGATTGATTTTGCGAACGAAAGATTACTATTCAAAATGCTCGAATTGCTTGATGACATTACTTCAGCATCGAATGCATCTCACAATACGACTGATTTCGACAGCTTAGTCAAAGGCTTGGATATGATTCAAGCTAAAGCTATGAAGCTATTTGACGAAGCCGGTGTAAAGAAAATGGAAGAAAACGTGGGCTCACAATTCGATGTTAATTTCCACGAGGCACTGATGATGGCTCCTTCGGAATTGCCTGAAGGTGCAATCGTACAAGTGATTCAACCCGGTTACATGATAAAAGAAAAAGTATTACGTCACGCAAAAGTCATCACATCAGCCGGAAATCAATAA